A section of the Halichoerus grypus chromosome 11, mHalGry1.hap1.1, whole genome shotgun sequence genome encodes:
- the TP53I11 gene encoding tumor protein p53-inducible protein 11 produces MAAKQPPPLMKKHSQTDLVSRLKTRKILGVGGEDDDGEVHRSKISQVLGNEIKFAVREPLGLRVWQFASAVLFSGIAIMALAFPDQLYDAVFDGAQVTSKTPIRLYGGALLSISLIMWNALYTAEKVIIRWTLLTEACYFGVQFLVVTATLAETGLVSLGILLLLASRLLFVAISVYYYYQVGRKPKKV; encoded by the exons ATGGCGGCCAAGCAGCCCCCACCTCTCATGAAGAAGCACAGCCAGACGGACCTCGTGAGCCGCCTGAAGACCCGCAAGATCCTCGGCGTGGGCGGGGAGGACGACGACGGGGAGGTACACCGCTCCAAG ATCAGCCAGGTCTTGGGCAATGAAATCAAGTTTGCTGTTCGGGAGCCTTTGGGGCTGAG GGTTTGGCAGTTTGCTTCTGCTGTGCTCTTCTCCGGCATTGCCATCATG GCCCTCGCCTTCCCTGACCAGCTCTATGATGCCGTCTTTGATGGAGCCCAGGTGACCAGCAAGACCCCCATCCGCCTCTACGGCGGTGCGCTCCTCA GCATCTCCCTGATCATGTGGAACGCCCTCTACACGGCCGAGAAGGTTATCATCCGATGGACTCTGCTCACCGAAGCCTGTTACTTTGGGGTCCAGTTCTTGG TGGTCACTGCCACGCTAGCCGAGACGGGCCTCGTGTCCCTGGGGATCCTGCTGCTTCTGGCCAGCCGCCTCCTTTTTGTCGCCATCAGCGTTTACTACTATTACCAAGTCGGCCGAAAACCCAAGAAAGTCTAG